GTGTTAGGAATTATTATGACAGTGGCTTTCGCTGCCATTATTTTTGGCGGAGTTAAGCGTATTGCAAAAATGTCAGAATACATTGTTGTGGTACTAGCTGTTGCCTACATTGCAGTAGCACTCTTCATTATTATTATGAACATTCAAGAAATGCCTTCTCTTATTGCGTTAATCGTTAAAAATGCATTTGGTTTCGAGCAAATTGCTGGCGGTTCTCTTGGAGCAGCTCTTATGCAAGGAATTAAACGCGGATTATTCTCAAACGAAGCGGGTATGGGTAGTGCGCCAAACGCAGCCGCAGCTGCAACAACAAGCCACCCGGTAAAACAAGGATTAATTCAAGCCTTTGGTGTATTAACGGATACGCTTATTATTTGTAGTAGTACTGCCTTTATCATTTTACTTTCAGGTGCTTATACAAATAAAAATTTAAGCGGTATTGAATTAACACAAGCTGCTTTAAGCACTCATATTGGTTCTTGGGCAACAGGTGCTCTTGCAATTATGATTTTCCTATTTGCGTTTAGTACATTAATTGGTAACTACTACTACGGAGAAACAAATATTGAGTTCTTGAACACAAATAAAGCTTGGCTGATGACTTATCGTGTTGCTGTGCTTGCAATGATCGTGTTCGGTTCTATTTCTCAAATTCAGCTTGTATGGGACTTAGCAGACCTGTTTATGGGCTTTATGGTAGTAGTCAACTTAATCGCAATTCTCCTGCTCTCGAAAGTGGCCTTTGCCGCACTCAAAGATTATCTTGCCCAAAAGAAAGCTGGAAAAGACCCTGTCTTCTATCAAGACAGCATTTCTGGACTTGATAATATTGATGCATGGGATCATTCAAAAGATAAATCTAGCTCTAAAGAAGCGATCTAATAAAAAAAGCCGTGAATACTCACGGCTTTTTTTATTGTGCAAATTTACTTCTTTTTTTCTTCTAGTGAAGCAGTCTAAGACTAACCAAATACCTATAGTATAAATAAATTACGCTGTACGGAATCCAGTAGGAAAAAAATGTCCAGCCGAGATTCCATCCGTTTCCGTATATAACTCTTTCCATATACATATACGTTCCTTCTAAAAATGTTGTAAACAGCGCTATAAGAAAAATAAAAAAATGAGGCTTTCCGATTCGCTGGATTAAAAAAATCATATAGCTGGCCAATACAGGATAAACACCTAAATTAAAAGGCAGCGCTTCTAATGCTTCATTTTCTAAAGAAGTCCGGAGTTTCCAAAAGCCATAATAGCTCCCTAATTCATTGATAACGATTGCTAAAATGCAAAAAGCAGTTCCTACTAAAGGCAGTAAACGACGATTTCTAGGATGTAAATAGAGGGTGCCAAAAATCCAAGGTAAAACAAACGCCAGCGCTATATTGATAAGCAAGAATATCCGACCTTTTTCTTTCTAGTATGCCACACCGCAGCTTTTTCTAATCATCTCATTATCTTGAACGCAGCAAGTGTAAAAGTATCTTATCTCTGATCGTTAAACCAGAGTGCTTACTTTATGATTACTGTGGTTCGTCCCTTGCTTTTTTCATTTATTTTAATGAAGCAAATTCAGCGTCTTTTTTCTGGTAATAGTTTTGAACTAAACGCCCTGATAAAGCAGCTAATACCTGCTGAAATAACATCCCTAATACGACCGGTACAGCAACGGGAGCTGGAAAATAAGATACGGCTAATACGGCTCCGGCGCTAATATTTCTCATGCCTCCGCAAAACGTAAGCGTCACAACTTTTGCTCGGTCCCATCTTAGCCATTTGCCAATCATCCAGCTGAAGAAATAACCAGCTGAACTCATTAAAAAGACGATCACGATAATAAACAGCAGTTTTTTATCAATATGTTTTAAATAAGGTGCAATCACTCCCCCGTTTACCATAACCATCACACTTAACCCTATTTTCGAAACAGGTGCCAGCTTTGGTCCTAAGGTCTGCTTAATTGTTCCTTTTGTATATTGATTTAAGCACATGCCTAACAAAGATGGAAGGACAATCATAAAACATAAATCTTTGACTAACTTTAGCGCTTCCAAATGTACGGTGTCTCCAACCACCAATAAAAGCGTATAAGGAACGATAAGCGGTGCTAAAAGAGTATCAATTAAAATAATGGATAGTGCAAGAGGAATGCTTCCTTTGTAAATCGAGACCCATATAAAACTAGTCACTCCCGTTGGAATAATTGCTGCTAGCAAAAGACCCGTGCTTGTAAATACATCATGTGGAAAAATCACTTGGCCAACGCTCCAAGCCCATGCTGGCATAAAAATATGTAAAACAAACAGAGCCATAATGATTGGAAATGGACGATGTATCGTGGCATTTAATTGGTGAAAGTTTGAATTCAAACTTCCGGCAAACGTCATTAATGCAAAAAGCCATGGAATTAAGAAGGTATACTGACTTAATGATGAACCGATAAGAACTCCTATGAGCAAGCTGAGCGGCGTAATAAACGGCATCAATTTTTCTAGCATTCTATTTAATTGACTTAACAAAGCTTTCTCCCTCCAACGAACGTTTTAAATAAATAATAAGATAAATTAACGTTTATAATATCACCTATTTATTATACAACTTATTTTCAGACTATTGTCTGTCTCTTTTACTAAAAAGAGATATATTCATAATTATCACTTAAATAGATTTACAGGTATTTTTGTGCTATTTTAATAGGGAAGAAGCTTTTAAAAAGCATGAATTTAGGGTAAAGAACACTCTACATAGGAATGCTTTCAATTGACGGATATAAATGGACTGTAGCACAGTTTTGGTAACTAGGAGGATTGTATGGATTTTTTGAAGTCTCTATCATCGTTAGATGATTGGAAAAAAATCGTGATTGCGATTGGGATCTTTTTGATCTTTTTAATTCTTCGCAAGCTTTTCACGACTTATTTGTTTAAGTTTATTATTGGTTTTGTCAAAAATAAAAAAATCAATTTAATTACGAGCGTTTTAGAAGCTTTTGAAAAGCCGCTGCGCTGGATTTTTGTGATTATTGGTTTCAAGCTTGCTCTTCCCTATCTTCCCTTTGATGTTTTAACAGCCGATACGGAAAGACATTTAGTTCGTTCAGCTTCTGTTGGCCTTGCAGGATGGGGCTTGTATAATTTAGCTGCTTCTACCAATTTATTTTTTGCAACGTTTGCCAAAAATTTTGATATCCAAGTGGATCGAATCATTATTCCTTTTATTGAAAAGTTTATCCGCATCGTTGTTGTTATGCTTTCTATCTCCATCATCGCAGAAGAATGGGGTTTTAACGTAAACGGCTTTGTAGCAGGTCTTGGCTTAGGTGGTCTTGCTTTTGCCCTAGCCGCAAAAGACACCGTTAGTAATTTATTCGGCGGAATCGTAATTATTACTGAAAAGCCTTTTACCATTGGAGATTGGATTAAAACACCAAGTGTTGAAGGCGTTGTAGAAGATATTACGTTTCGAAGCACCAAAGTTCGAACGTTCGCTCAAGCAGTCGTAACGGTTCCAAATGCTACTCTTTCTAATGAACCTATTATTAACTGGGCTAAAATGGGGAAACGTCAAATTGCCTTTCATTTAAACTTGAATTATAATACACCAAAAGAAAAGTTAGAAACCGTAGTGGCAAGAATTAAAAAGATGCTGACTGAGCACGAAGAAATTCACAATGAAACGATTCTTGTAAATTTTGACGGTTTCTATGAATCTAGTTTAAATATCTATCTGTATTTCTTTACAAATACAACCGTTTTTGCTGATTACTTAGATGTAAAAGAAAATATAAACTTCGAAATTATGGACATTCTTGAAGAAGAAGGCGTAGAATTTGCTTTCCCTACACGCACACTCATCGTTGAGCAGGACGGAAAGCTTTCTGGCAATCCAAAAGAATTTCTAGAAAGTGCTCGAAGCTAAAAAAAGCTGACTTAGTAGTCAGCTTTTTTTCCTTTCTTCTTTAGTTTGAAATGAACATTTGAGTCCAGTAATGACCGTAGCTTCCGCCTTTAGCGTAACCTACTCCGATTTCGGTAAATTGACTTGATAGTATGTTTTTACGGTGACCTTCGCTATTCATCCATGCGTTAACCACTTCTTTTGGAGTTGCTTGTCCAGCAGCGATATTTTCACCTGCTGTACTGTATGTAATGCCAAATTTTTTCATCATGTCGAACGGACTTCCATACGTAGGCGATGTATGACTGAAATAATTTTTATCAATCATATCCTGCGATTTATAGCGAGCCACGCGAGCTACTTCCCAATTAGACTTTAAAGGCTTAAGCCCTACTTTAGC
The genomic region above belongs to Priestia megaterium and contains:
- a CDS encoding alanine/glycine:cation symporter family protein; the encoded protein is MQEVVQGFVSSINEFLWSYLLIAMLIAFGLFFTFRSKFLQIRLLREMIRVLKEGADSSSKDGISPFQAFCISMAARVGTGNITGIAIAIALGGPGAVFWMWVLAVIGSASAFVESTLAQIYKVKDKDGGFRGGPAYYMEKGLKKRWMGGLFAVLITLSFGLIFNAVQSNTITLAFENAFGTNRLVLGIIMTVAFAAIIFGGVKRIAKMSEYIVVVLAVAYIAVALFIIIMNIQEMPSLIALIVKNAFGFEQIAGGSLGAALMQGIKRGLFSNEAGMGSAPNAAAAATTSHPVKQGLIQAFGVLTDTLIICSSTAFIILLSGAYTNKNLSGIELTQAALSTHIGSWATGALAIMIFLFAFSTLIGNYYYGETNIEFLNTNKAWLMTYRVAVLAMIVFGSISQIQLVWDLADLFMGFMVVVNLIAILLLSKVAFAALKDYLAQKKAGKDPVFYQDSISGLDNIDAWDHSKDKSSSKEAI
- a CDS encoding CBO0543 family protein → MLINIALAFVLPWIFGTLYLHPRNRRLLPLVGTAFCILAIVINELGSYYGFWKLRTSLENEALEALPFNLGVYPVLASYMIFLIQRIGKPHFFIFLIALFTTFLEGTYMYMERVIYGNGWNLGWTFFSYWIPYSVIYLYYRYLVSLRLLH
- a CDS encoding bile acid:sodium symporter family protein; amino-acid sequence: MLSQLNRMLEKLMPFITPLSLLIGVLIGSSLSQYTFLIPWLFALMTFAGSLNSNFHQLNATIHRPFPIIMALFVLHIFMPAWAWSVGQVIFPHDVFTSTGLLLAAIIPTGVTSFIWVSIYKGSIPLALSIILIDTLLAPLIVPYTLLLVVGDTVHLEALKLVKDLCFMIVLPSLLGMCLNQYTKGTIKQTLGPKLAPVSKIGLSVMVMVNGGVIAPYLKHIDKKLLFIIVIVFLMSSAGYFFSWMIGKWLRWDRAKVVTLTFCGGMRNISAGAVLAVSYFPAPVAVPVVLGMLFQQVLAALSGRLVQNYYQKKDAEFASLK
- a CDS encoding mechanosensitive ion channel family protein, whose translation is MDFLKSLSSLDDWKKIVIAIGIFLIFLILRKLFTTYLFKFIIGFVKNKKINLITSVLEAFEKPLRWIFVIIGFKLALPYLPFDVLTADTERHLVRSASVGLAGWGLYNLAASTNLFFATFAKNFDIQVDRIIIPFIEKFIRIVVVMLSISIIAEEWGFNVNGFVAGLGLGGLAFALAAKDTVSNLFGGIVIITEKPFTIGDWIKTPSVEGVVEDITFRSTKVRTFAQAVVTVPNATLSNEPIINWAKMGKRQIAFHLNLNYNTPKEKLETVVARIKKMLTEHEEIHNETILVNFDGFYESSLNIYLYFFTNTTVFADYLDVKENINFEIMDILEEEGVEFAFPTRTLIVEQDGKLSGNPKEFLESARS
- the safA gene encoding SafA/ExsA family spore coat assembly protein, whose product is MKTLSKLLLVTLLSVTLAFGLNNTAQAATVHTVQSGDTMWKIAVKYQVGVSELIEANSAIKNPNSIYPGQKITIPTDKAGSSYEEQVVQLVNQERAKVGLKPLKSNWEVARVARYKSQDMIDKNYFSHTSPTYGSPFDMMKKFGITYSTAGENIAAGQATPKEVVNAWMNSEGHRKNILSSQFTEIGVGYAKGGSYGHYWTQMFISN